A single window of Hippocampus zosterae strain Florida chromosome 15, ASM2543408v3, whole genome shotgun sequence DNA harbors:
- the nr2f6a gene encoding nuclear receptor subfamily 2 group F member 6a isoform X1 has translation MAMVSGGWGDPNGGTNGLGEKGYLKREDEDGSPQAGGSDMEAGEDDKACVLDCVVCGDKSSGKHYGVFTCEGCKSFFKRSVRRNLSYTCRSNRECQIDQHHRNQCQYCRLKKCFRVGMRKEAVQRGRIPPQPSLSPTLTPIGGASGLGGGEFYNNNNNNGGSGGQPVSELISQLLRAEPYPNSRYGHQYNQQAGPDNSMGIDNICELAARLLFSTVEWARNIPYFPDLPVSDQVALLRLSWSELFILNAAQSALPLHMAPLLAAAGFHSSPMSAERVVSFMDQVRVFQDQVEKLTRLQVDSAEYSCLKAIALFSPDACGLTDAVHVESLQEKAQVALTEYERMQYPSQPQRFGRLLLRLPALRAVPASLISQLFFMRLVGKTPIETLIRDMQLSGSSISWPYVPM, from the exons ATGGCCATGGTGAGTGGGGGCTGGGGAGATCCCAATGGCGGCACCAACGGGCTAGGCGAAAAGGGCTACCTGAAGCGGGAGGATGAGGACGGCTCTCCTCAGGCGGGGGGCAGCGACATGGAGGCCGGGGAGGACGACAAGGCCTGCGTGTTGGACTGTGTGGTGTGCGGGGACAAGTCGAGTGGGAAACATTACGGCGTGTTCACCTGCGAAGGCTGTAAAAGCTTCTTCAAGAGAAGTGTACGGCGGAACCTCAGTTACACGTGCAG gtcTAATAGAGAGTGTCAGATTGATCAGCACCATCGCAACCAATGCCAGTACTGCCGCCTCAAGAAGTGTTTCCGAGTGGGCATGCGCAAAGAAG CAGTTCAACGCGGCCGCATCCCACCGCAGCCTAGTCTCAGCCCGACCCTCACGCCTATAGGTGGCGCCAGCGGCCTGGGAGGCGGCGAattctacaacaacaacaacaacaatggaggGAGCGGCGGTCAACCGGTTTCCGAGCTCATCTCCCAGCTGTTAAGGGCCGAGCCGTACCCCAACAGCCGCTACGGGCACCAATACAACCAGCAGGCCGGTCCCGATAATTCCATGGGCATTGATAACATCTGCGAACTGGCCGCCCGGCTTCTCTTCAGTACAGTGGAATGGGCCAGAAACATCCCTTATTTTCCTGATCTGCCAGTGTCTGATCAG GTGGCCCTGCTGCGGCTGAGCTGGAGCGAGCTGTTCATCCTCAATGCGGCCCAGTCGGCCTTGCCGCTTCACATGGCGCCCTTGTTGGCAGCGGCGGGCTTCCACTCGTCGCCCATGTCGGCGGAACGTGTGGTGTCCTTCATGGACCAGGTGAGGGTGTTCCAGGACCAGGTGGAAAAGCTGACCCGACTGCAGGTGGACTCCGCAGAGTACAGCTGTCTCAAAGCCATCGCACTGTTCTCACCAG ATGCCTGTGGTCTGACGGATGCAGTCCATGTGGAGTCTCTACAGGAGAAGGCTCAGGTGGCTCTGACCGAGTACGAGAGGATGCAGTACCCGAGTCAACCTCAGCGTTTTGGCCGGCTGCTCCTCCGCCTCCCCGCTCTACGCGCCGTACCCGCCAGCCTCATCTCCCAACTCTTTTTCATGCGCCTGGTGGGGAAGACCCCAATTGAGACGCTCATCCGAGACATGCAGCTCTCCGGAAGCTCCATCAGCTGGCCCTATGTGCCTATGTGA
- the nr2f6a gene encoding nuclear receptor subfamily 2 group F member 6a isoform X2 produces MAMVSGGWGDPNGGTNGLGEKGYLKREDEDGSPQAGGSDMEAGEDDKACVLDCVVCGDKSSGKHYGVFTCEGCKSFFKRSVRRNLSYTCRSNRECQIDQHHRNQCQYCRLKKCFRVGMRKEVQRGRIPPQPSLSPTLTPIGGASGLGGGEFYNNNNNNGGSGGQPVSELISQLLRAEPYPNSRYGHQYNQQAGPDNSMGIDNICELAARLLFSTVEWARNIPYFPDLPVSDQVALLRLSWSELFILNAAQSALPLHMAPLLAAAGFHSSPMSAERVVSFMDQVRVFQDQVEKLTRLQVDSAEYSCLKAIALFSPDACGLTDAVHVESLQEKAQVALTEYERMQYPSQPQRFGRLLLRLPALRAVPASLISQLFFMRLVGKTPIETLIRDMQLSGSSISWPYVPM; encoded by the exons ATGGCCATGGTGAGTGGGGGCTGGGGAGATCCCAATGGCGGCACCAACGGGCTAGGCGAAAAGGGCTACCTGAAGCGGGAGGATGAGGACGGCTCTCCTCAGGCGGGGGGCAGCGACATGGAGGCCGGGGAGGACGACAAGGCCTGCGTGTTGGACTGTGTGGTGTGCGGGGACAAGTCGAGTGGGAAACATTACGGCGTGTTCACCTGCGAAGGCTGTAAAAGCTTCTTCAAGAGAAGTGTACGGCGGAACCTCAGTTACACGTGCAG gtcTAATAGAGAGTGTCAGATTGATCAGCACCATCGCAACCAATGCCAGTACTGCCGCCTCAAGAAGTGTTTCCGAGTGGGCATGCGCAAAGAAG TTCAACGCGGCCGCATCCCACCGCAGCCTAGTCTCAGCCCGACCCTCACGCCTATAGGTGGCGCCAGCGGCCTGGGAGGCGGCGAattctacaacaacaacaacaacaatggaggGAGCGGCGGTCAACCGGTTTCCGAGCTCATCTCCCAGCTGTTAAGGGCCGAGCCGTACCCCAACAGCCGCTACGGGCACCAATACAACCAGCAGGCCGGTCCCGATAATTCCATGGGCATTGATAACATCTGCGAACTGGCCGCCCGGCTTCTCTTCAGTACAGTGGAATGGGCCAGAAACATCCCTTATTTTCCTGATCTGCCAGTGTCTGATCAG GTGGCCCTGCTGCGGCTGAGCTGGAGCGAGCTGTTCATCCTCAATGCGGCCCAGTCGGCCTTGCCGCTTCACATGGCGCCCTTGTTGGCAGCGGCGGGCTTCCACTCGTCGCCCATGTCGGCGGAACGTGTGGTGTCCTTCATGGACCAGGTGAGGGTGTTCCAGGACCAGGTGGAAAAGCTGACCCGACTGCAGGTGGACTCCGCAGAGTACAGCTGTCTCAAAGCCATCGCACTGTTCTCACCAG ATGCCTGTGGTCTGACGGATGCAGTCCATGTGGAGTCTCTACAGGAGAAGGCTCAGGTGGCTCTGACCGAGTACGAGAGGATGCAGTACCCGAGTCAACCTCAGCGTTTTGGCCGGCTGCTCCTCCGCCTCCCCGCTCTACGCGCCGTACCCGCCAGCCTCATCTCCCAACTCTTTTTCATGCGCCTGGTGGGGAAGACCCCAATTGAGACGCTCATCCGAGACATGCAGCTCTCCGGAAGCTCCATCAGCTGGCCCTATGTGCCTATGTGA